One window of the Camelina sativa cultivar DH55 chromosome 1, Cs, whole genome shotgun sequence genome contains the following:
- the LOC104698756 gene encoding glucan endo-1,3-beta-glucosidase 13-like, with amino-acid sequence MKSFLSRIAIALLFITVTFSAKAEFGQWCVADSQIPDYVTQAALDWACQQGGTDCSKIQPNQPCFLPNTLKDHASVVFNSYYQSYKHMGADCYFSSAAILTQRDPSHDSCHFEYIK; translated from the exons ATGAAAAGTTTCTTGTCAAGGATAGCAATTGCTCTACTTTTCATAACAGTAACGTTTTCAG caaaAGCGGAGTTCGGACAATGGTGTGTAGCCGATTCACAGATACCAGATTATGTGACACAAGCAGCCTTAGACTGGGCCTGTCAACAGGGCGGAACAGATTGCAGTAAGATTCAGCCTAACCAGCCTTGCTTCTTGCCCAACACTCTCAAGGACCATGCCTCTGTTGTCTTCAATAGTTATTACCAGAGTTATAAGCACATGGGTGCTGATTGTTACTTCAGCAGCGCCGCAATACTCACGCAACGCGACCCTA GTCACGATTCGTGCCATTTTGAGTATATCAAATGA
- the LOC104698746 gene encoding glucan endo-1,3-beta-glucosidase 12-like, protein MKSFWSRIAIALLFITVTVSAKAEFGQWCVADSQIPDSVTQAALDWVCKHDEADCFKIQPNQPCFLPNTVKGHASVVFNSYYQRYKHMGADCYFSSAAILTQRDPSYGSCHFEYMK, encoded by the exons ATGAAAAGTTTCTGGTCAAGGATAGCAATTGCTCTGCTTTTCATAACAGTAACGGTTTCAG caaAAGCGGAGTTCGGACAATGGTGTGTAGCCGATTCACAGATACCAGATTCTGTGACACAAGCAGCCTTAGACTGGGTTTGTAAACACGACGAAGCAGACTGCTTTAAGATTCAGCCTAACCAGCCGTGCTTCTTGCCCAACACTGTCAAGGGTCATGCCTCTGTTGTCTTCAATAGTTATTACCAGCGTTATAAGCACATGGGTGCTGATTGTTACTTCAGCAGTGCCGCAATACTCACGCAACGCGACCCTA GTTATGGTTCGTGCCATTTTGAGTATATGAAATGA